A genomic segment from Lutibacter sp. A80 encodes:
- a CDS encoding RNA polymerase sigma factor codes for MKQSEFLKTVMPFKDKVFRVAKRLLVSTEEAEDATQELYFKLWRNRSKLQDYKSVEAFAMTMTKNYCFDRLKSKQASNLKLIHSNYQEKDTPLERRMELNDSVSLVHKLIENLPEQQKLIIQLRDIEQYEFDEIAKMLDLQPTAVRVTLSRARKTIREQLTKQHKYGIS; via the coding sequence ATGAAGCAGTCAGAGTTTTTAAAAACTGTAATGCCTTTTAAAGATAAAGTATTTAGAGTAGCTAAAAGACTACTTGTATCTACTGAAGAGGCTGAGGATGCAACACAAGAGCTATATTTTAAGTTATGGAGAAATAGATCTAAATTACAAGATTATAAAAGTGTTGAAGCATTTGCAATGACAATGACAAAAAATTATTGTTTTGACAGATTAAAGTCAAAGCAAGCAAGTAATTTAAAGTTAATTCATAGCAATTATCAAGAAAAAGATACTCCATTAGAAAGGCGTATGGAACTTAATGATAGTGTAAGTTTGGTTCATAAATTAATAGAAAATTTACCAGAACAACAAAAATTAATAATACAGTTAAGAGATATAGAACAATATGAATTTGATGAAATAGCAAAAATGTTGGATTTACAACCAACAGCAGTAAGAGTAACATTATCAAGAGCAAGAAAAACAATTAGAGAACAATTAACAAAACAACATAAATATGGAATTAGCTAA
- a CDS encoding DUF4252 domain-containing protein has translation MKKLIILAVVTLISFGTYAQNSIFDKFEEMDDVSSVIVNKEAFRMLAKFKGGGEEGQEYFDMVKGLSSFRVFSTENQSIASEMNTIVSKYLKSSKLIELMRVKDEESNVKIYVRQGKDEDHVSELLMFVSGAGKYTNNSDSPIKAESVILSLTGDIDLNKISELTETHVPGSGKQLKKQ, from the coding sequence ATGAAAAAATTAATAATATTAGCAGTAGTTACCTTAATATCTTTTGGAACTTATGCTCAAAATTCAATATTTGATAAATTTGAAGAAATGGATGATGTTTCTTCAGTTATCGTAAATAAAGAAGCTTTTAGAATGCTCGCAAAATTTAAAGGCGGAGGAGAAGAAGGTCAAGAATATTTTGACATGGTAAAAGGTTTGTCGTCTTTTAGAGTTTTTTCAACAGAAAACCAATCAATTGCTAGCGAAATGAATACTATAGTTTCTAAATACTTAAAAAGTTCAAAATTAATTGAATTAATGAGAGTAAAAGATGAAGAATCAAATGTTAAAATTTATGTACGTCAAGGAAAAGATGAAGACCATGTAAGTGAGTTGCTTATGTTTGTTAGCGGTGCTGGAAAATATACCAATAATTCTGACAGCCCAATAAAAGCTGAGTCTGTAATACTTTCATTAACAGGAGATATAGATTTAAATAAAATATCTGAACTTACAGA